In Lactobacillus sp. PV012, one genomic interval encodes:
- a CDS encoding DUF2187 domain-containing protein: MKKSEVKLGQIVAATSEEELKYPFEGKVDKIYENSALLAITSYDPKDETAVSELNHKMVVNFKKLKKVKAPAKTKVAATNDIKVSKVDEDDKKSSK; the protein is encoded by the coding sequence ATGAAAAAATCTGAAGTTAAATTAGGACAAATTGTCGCTGCTACTTCTGAAGAAGAATTAAAATATCCTTTTGAAGGAAAAGTAGATAAAATTTATGAGAACTCTGCTTTGCTTGCAATTACCTCTTACGATCCTAAAGATGAAACTGCTGTTAGTGAATTAAATCATAAGATGGTTGTTAACTTTAAAAAATTGAAAAAAGTTAAAGCTCCTGCTAAAACAAAAGTAGCAGCTACAAATGATATCAAAGTTTCAAAAGTTGATGAAGATGATAAAAAATCTTCTAAGTAA
- a CDS encoding guanylate kinase has translation MRRIIIIAGPSGVGKTTVSQYLQEKYQIPRVVTHTTRPKRKGEVDGKSYYFESDESFEKLHFFEHVKYGDYQYGSSKEALKRAWEKNDLVSLIVETDGVKSYLDALRDKVYFIYLTVNEPQILTQRLLERGDDVVEIKKRLSSAEFKRDLHLNNELAEKAHMLENNDWEETKIALDKVINKLKKSES, from the coding sequence TTGCGTAGAATTATCATTATTGCGGGACCAAGTGGTGTAGGGAAGACAACGGTGTCGCAATACTTGCAAGAAAAATATCAAATTCCTAGGGTAGTGACTCATACCACAAGACCTAAAAGAAAAGGAGAAGTAGATGGAAAATCTTATTACTTTGAAAGTGATGAAAGTTTTGAAAAACTACACTTTTTTGAACATGTGAAATATGGTGACTATCAATACGGCTCAAGTAAAGAAGCTTTAAAACGCGCCTGGGAAAAAAATGATCTTGTTTCACTAATAGTTGAAACAGATGGAGTAAAGTCATATTTAGATGCTTTAAGAGATAAAGTTTATTTCATCTATTTAACCGTCAATGAGCCGCAAATTTTGACGCAACGCTTGCTCGAACGTGGTGATGATGTTGTGGAAATTAAAAAACGATTATCTAGTGCGGAGTTTAAAAGAGATTTACATTTAAATAATGAGTTAGCCGAGAAAGCTCATATGTTAGAAAATAATGACTGGGAAGAAACAAAGATTGCTCTTGATAAAGTAATTAATAAGCTCAAAAAGAGCGAATCATGA